Proteins from one Salmonella bongori NCTC 12419 genomic window:
- the mtr gene encoding tryptophan permease, giving the protein MATLTTTQTSPSLLGGVVIIGGTIIGAGMFSLPVVMSGAWFFWSMAALVFTWFCMLHSGLMILEANLNYRIGSSFDTITKDLLGKGWNVVNGISIAFVLYILTYAYISASGSILHHTFAEMSLNVPARAAGFGFALLVAFVVWLSTKAVSRMTAIVLGAKVITFFLTFGSLLGHVQPATLFNVAESNASYTPYLLMTLPFCLASFGYHGNVPSLMKYYGKDPRTIVKCLVYGTLLALVLYSVWLLGTMGNIPRPEFIGIAQKGGNIDVLVQALSGVLNSRSLDLLLVVFSNFAVASSFLGVTLGLFDYLADLFGFDDSAMGRFKTALLTFIPPMVGGLLYPNGFLYAIGYAGLAATIWAAIVPALLARKSRKRFGSPKFRVWGGKPMIALILAFGVGNALVHILSSFNLLPVYQ; this is encoded by the coding sequence ATGGCAACACTAACCACCACCCAAACGTCACCTTCGCTGCTTGGCGGCGTGGTGATTATCGGCGGGACAATCATTGGAGCGGGGATGTTCTCCCTGCCGGTGGTTATGTCCGGGGCGTGGTTCTTCTGGTCGATGGCGGCATTAGTTTTTACCTGGTTTTGTATGCTGCATTCTGGACTGATGATCCTCGAAGCTAACCTGAACTACCGCATAGGATCGAGCTTCGACACCATTACTAAAGACCTGCTGGGGAAAGGCTGGAACGTTGTCAACGGTATTTCCATTGCCTTTGTGCTTTACATCCTGACCTATGCCTATATCTCCGCGAGCGGTTCGATTCTGCATCATACTTTTGCCGAAATGTCATTGAATGTACCGGCGCGTGCCGCAGGGTTTGGTTTTGCGCTGCTGGTAGCGTTTGTGGTGTGGCTGAGTACAAAAGCGGTCAGTCGAATGACGGCGATTGTGCTGGGTGCCAAAGTGATTACTTTCTTCCTAACCTTCGGCAGCCTGCTGGGGCACGTTCAGCCTGCCACGCTATTTAACGTGGCCGAAAGCAACGCGTCATATACGCCATACCTGCTGATGACTTTGCCATTCTGTCTGGCCTCTTTTGGTTATCACGGTAACGTGCCGAGTCTGATGAAATATTACGGTAAAGATCCGCGAACAATCGTCAAATGCCTGGTGTATGGCACCCTGCTGGCGCTGGTGCTTTATAGCGTCTGGTTGCTGGGGACAATGGGCAACATCCCGCGTCCTGAATTTATTGGCATTGCGCAGAAGGGCGGCAATATTGATGTGCTGGTACAAGCGCTAAGCGGTGTGCTGAACAGCCGCAGCCTGGATCTACTGCTGGTCGTGTTCTCTAACTTTGCCGTTGCCAGTTCTTTCCTCGGCGTAACGCTGGGCCTGTTTGACTATCTGGCGGATCTGTTTGGCTTTGATGACTCGGCCATGGGGCGCTTTAAGACTGCGCTGCTGACCTTTATACCACCGATGGTGGGCGGTTTGCTGTACCCGAACGGTTTTTTGTATGCCATTGGTTATGCCGGTCTTGCGGCAACCATTTGGGCGGCAATCGTTCCGGCGTTGCTGGCGCGTAAATCACGTAAACGTTTCGGCAGTCCGAAATTCCGTGTCTGGGGCGGTAAACCAATGATTGCGCTGATTCTGGCATTTGGCGTGGGGAACGCCCTGGTACACATCTTGTCGAGCTTTAATCTGCTCCCGGTTTATCAGTAA
- a CDS encoding type 1 glutamine amidotransferase domain-containing protein, producing MSKKIAVLITDEFEDSEFTSPAAEFRQAGHEVITIEKEAGKMVKGKQGEASVTIDKAIDDVRPDDFDALLLPGGHSPDSLRGDSRFVDFTRDFVNSGKPVFAICHGPQLLISADVIRGRKLTAVKPIIIDVKNAGAEFYDQEVVVDKDQLVTSRTPDDLPAFNREALRLLGA from the coding sequence ATGAGTAAGAAAATTGCCGTTTTGATTACCGATGAATTTGAAGATTCAGAATTTACCTCGCCCGCAGCCGAATTCCGCCAGGCCGGGCATGAGGTTATTACTATCGAAAAAGAAGCAGGTAAAATGGTGAAAGGAAAACAAGGCGAGGCCAGCGTCACCATTGATAAGGCGATTGATGATGTTCGCCCCGACGATTTCGACGCCTTGCTATTACCGGGCGGGCATTCGCCAGACTCGCTACGCGGCGACAGCCGTTTCGTGGATTTTACCCGCGACTTCGTGAACAGCGGCAAACCGGTCTTTGCCATTTGTCACGGCCCACAATTGCTGATCAGCGCTGATGTCATTCGTGGCCGCAAACTCACTGCGGTGAAACCGATTATTATCGATGTGAAGAACGCAGGCGCGGAGTTTTACGATCAGGAAGTTGTTGTCGATAAAGACCAGTTAGTGACCAGCCGTACGCCTGACGACCTGCCGGCATTTAACCGCGAGGCACTACGTTTGCTGGGCGCGTGA
- a CDS encoding GIY-YIG nuclease family protein, giving the protein MLMATMTPWYLYLIRTADNALYTGITTDVARRYKQHQTGKGAKALRGKGELTLAFAAQVGDRSLALRIEYRIKQLTKRQKECLVTERETFEALLASLQTPTLKSD; this is encoded by the coding sequence ATTCTGATGGCGACAATGACACCCTGGTATCTGTATCTGATTCGTACCGCCGACAACGCGCTTTACACCGGGATAACCACCGATGTGGCGCGACGTTACAAACAGCATCAAACGGGAAAAGGCGCAAAAGCGTTACGGGGAAAAGGCGAATTAACGCTGGCATTTGCGGCGCAGGTGGGCGATCGCTCGCTGGCCCTGCGCATAGAATATCGCATTAAACAGCTCACAAAGCGTCAGAAGGAATGCCTGGTGACAGAACGCGAGACATTTGAGGCGTTGCTGGCCAGTTTGCAAACGCCAACGCTTAAAAGCGATTAA
- a CDS encoding NAD-dependent epimerase/dehydratase family protein, with amino-acid sequence MSQVLITGATGLVGGHLLRMLMNAPQVSAIAAPTRRPLTDVAGVYNPHDPQLTDALAQVTDPVDIVFCCLGTTRREAGSKEAFIHADYTLVVDTALTGRRLGAQHMLVVSSMGANAHSPFFYNRVKGEMEEALIAQKWPRLTIARPSMLLGDRTHQRMNETLFAPLFRLLPGNWKSIDARDVARAMLAVALTPDQDGVTILTSSQLREKAV; translated from the coding sequence ATGAGTCAGGTACTGATTACTGGCGCGACCGGACTGGTGGGCGGCCATCTGCTGAGAATGCTGATGAATGCCCCGCAGGTAAGCGCTATTGCCGCGCCGACGCGTCGCCCGCTGACGGATGTTGCCGGCGTCTATAACCCTCACGATCCGCAACTTACGGACGCGTTAGCGCAGGTAACCGACCCGGTGGATATTGTCTTTTGCTGTCTGGGCACCACCCGGCGTGAAGCGGGAAGTAAAGAAGCGTTTATTCATGCGGATTATACGCTGGTAGTCGATACCGCGCTGACCGGACGTCGCCTGGGGGCGCAGCACATGCTGGTGGTCAGTTCGATGGGAGCAAATGCGCACTCTCCATTTTTCTATAACCGGGTGAAAGGGGAAATGGAAGAGGCATTAATCGCGCAAAAATGGCCTCGTTTGACGATCGCCCGGCCTTCAATGCTGCTGGGCGACAGAACGCATCAGCGGATGAACGAAACGCTGTTCGCTCCACTATTCCGGCTGCTGCCTGGAAACTGGAAATCGATTGACGCACGGGATGTGGCGCGCGCCATGCTGGCGGTAGCGCTGACACCAGACCAGGACGGTGTGACGATTCTGACTTCATCGCAACTGCGGGAAAAAGCAGTGTAG
- a CDS encoding YraN family protein, whose product MAQIPARGDCSRQLTTKQTGDAWETAARHWLERKGLRFIAANVHERGGEIDLIMRDGKTTVFVEVRYRRSGLYGGAAASVTRSKQHKLLHTARLWLARQNGSFDTVDCRFDVLAFTGNEIAWFRDAFNDHS is encoded by the coding sequence ATGGCTCAAATACCAGCAAGGGGAGATTGTTCCCGCCAGCTAACGACTAAACAGACCGGAGACGCGTGGGAAACCGCTGCGCGTCACTGGCTGGAACGCAAAGGACTGCGGTTTATCGCCGCCAATGTTCATGAGCGCGGCGGCGAAATCGATCTGATTATGCGCGACGGAAAAACCACGGTTTTTGTCGAAGTCCGCTATCGACGCTCCGGGCTTTATGGCGGCGCGGCGGCCAGTGTGACCCGCAGCAAACAACACAAATTATTACATACTGCCCGCTTGTGGCTCGCCCGCCAGAATGGGAGTTTTGATACTGTGGATTGTCGGTTCGATGTGTTAGCCTTCACCGGAAATGAGATTGCGTGGTTTCGGGATGCGTTTAACGACCACTCATAA
- the ubiU gene encoding ubiquinone anaerobic biosynthesis protein UbiU, whose product MELLCPAGNLPALKAAIENGADAVYIGLKDDTNARHFAGLNFTEKKLQEAVNFVHQHRRKLHIAINTFAHPDGYARWQRAVDMAAQLGADALILADLAMLEYAAERYPHIERHVSVQASATNEEAINFYHRNFNVHRVVLPRVLSIHQVKQLARVTPVPLEVFAFGSLCIMAEGRCYLSSYLTGESPNTVGACSPARFVRWQQTPQGLESRLNDVLIDRYQDGENAGYPTLCKGRYLVDGERYHALEEPTSLNTLELLPELMAANIASVKIEGRQRSPAYVSQVAKVWRQAIDRCKADPQNFIPQRDWMETLGAMSEGTQTTLGAYHRKWQ is encoded by the coding sequence ATGGAGCTGCTCTGCCCTGCCGGAAACCTTCCGGCGCTGAAGGCGGCCATCGAAAACGGCGCTGACGCCGTTTACATCGGGTTAAAAGACGATACCAATGCCCGTCACTTTGCCGGCCTTAACTTTACCGAAAAAAAATTGCAGGAAGCGGTGAACTTTGTTCATCAGCATCGCCGCAAATTACACATCGCCATTAATACTTTTGCGCATCCGGACGGCTATGCCCGCTGGCAGCGCGCCGTGGATATGGCGGCGCAGCTTGGCGCCGATGCGTTGATCCTCGCAGACCTCGCCATGCTGGAATACGCCGCAGAGCGTTACCCGCACATTGAGCGCCATGTTTCCGTTCAGGCCTCGGCAACCAACGAAGAGGCGATCAATTTTTATCATCGCAACTTTAATGTCCATCGTGTAGTACTGCCACGCGTATTGTCGATTCATCAGGTGAAGCAACTCGCCCGCGTCACGCCGGTGCCTCTGGAAGTCTTTGCCTTTGGCAGCCTGTGCATTATGGCGGAAGGTCGCTGCTATCTCTCCTCCTATCTGACTGGAGAGTCGCCTAACACCGTTGGCGCTTGTTCTCCTGCTCGCTTTGTTCGTTGGCAGCAAACCCCGCAGGGGCTGGAATCGCGTCTGAACGATGTGCTGATCGACCGTTATCAGGACGGCGAAAACGCGGGCTACCCGACACTGTGTAAAGGCCGCTATCTGGTGGATGGCGAACGCTATCATGCGCTGGAAGAACCCACCAGCCTCAACACGCTGGAACTGCTGCCGGAGCTGATGGCGGCCAACATTGCCTCAGTGAAAATCGAAGGCCGCCAGCGCAGCCCGGCCTATGTCAGCCAGGTGGCGAAAGTGTGGCGCCAGGCGATCGATCGCTGTAAAGCCGACCCGCAGAACTTCATTCCACAGCGCGACTGGATGGAGACGCTCGGCGCGATGTCTGAAGGCACCCAGACCACGCTCGGCGCGTATCATCGTAAATGGCAGTGA
- a CDS encoding GNAT family N-acetyltransferase, which translates to MLIRVEIPIDAPGIDALLRRSFESDAEAKLVHDLREDGLLTLGLVATDDEGQVVGYVAFSPVDVQGEDLQWVGMAPLAVDENYRGQGLARQLVYEGLDSLNEFGYAAVVTLGDPALYSRFGFELAAHYDLHCRWPGTESAFQVHRLAEDALEGVTGLVEYHDHFNRF; encoded by the coding sequence ATGCTAATTCGAGTCGAAATACCCATTGATGCGCCTGGTATTGATGCGCTGCTGCGCCGTTCATTCGAAAGCGATGCGGAAGCGAAGCTGGTTCACGATCTGCGTGAAGATGGTCTCCTGACGCTGGGGCTGGTGGCCACGGATGATGAAGGTCAGGTGGTCGGCTATGTGGCGTTTAGTCCGGTTGACGTACAGGGCGAAGATCTACAGTGGGTTGGCATGGCGCCGCTGGCGGTTGATGAAAACTACCGTGGGCAAGGGCTGGCGCGCCAGTTGGTTTATGAAGGACTGGATTCGCTCAACGAGTTCGGCTACGCGGCGGTGGTGACTCTGGGCGATCCGGCGTTATACAGCCGTTTCGGTTTTGAACTGGCTGCCCATTACGATCTTCACTGCCGCTGGCCCGGTACGGAAAGCGCTTTCCAGGTACACCGTTTAGCCGAGGATGCGCTGGAAGGCGTGACTGGCCTGGTGGAGTATCACGATCATTTTAATCGCTTTTAA
- a CDS encoding luciferase-like monooxygenase produces MTDKTIPFSVLDLAPISEGASAKEAFSHSLDLARLAEKRGYHRYWLAEHHNMTGIASAATSVLIGYLAANTTTLHLGSGGVMLPNHSPLVIAEQFGTLNTLYPGRIDLGLGRAPGSDQPTMRALRRHMSGDIDNFPRDVAELVGWFDARDPNPQVRPVPGYGEKIPVWLLGSSLYSAQLAAQLGLPFAFASHFAPDMLFQALHLYRTQFKPSARLAKPYAMVCINIIAADSNRDAEFLFTSMQQAFVKLRRGETGQLPPPIENMDTFWSPSEQYGVQQALSMSLVGDKAKVRHGLEAILRETQADEIMVNGQIFDHQARRHSFALAMEVKEELVG; encoded by the coding sequence ATGACTGACAAAACGATTCCATTCTCAGTGCTGGATCTGGCGCCGATCTCTGAAGGGGCTTCGGCAAAAGAGGCCTTCTCACACTCGCTGGATCTCGCTCGCCTCGCTGAAAAGCGTGGCTATCATCGCTACTGGCTGGCGGAACATCACAACATGACCGGTATCGCCAGCGCGGCAACCTCGGTGCTGATTGGCTATCTGGCGGCGAACACGACCACACTGCATTTAGGCTCCGGCGGCGTGATGCTGCCTAACCATTCTCCTCTGGTGATTGCCGAGCAGTTCGGCACGCTGAATACGCTCTATCCAGGGCGTATCGATTTAGGTCTGGGGCGCGCGCCGGGTAGCGACCAGCCGACGATGCGCGCGCTGCGCCGCCATATGAGCGGCGATATTGATAACTTTCCGCGCGACGTAGCTGAACTGGTGGGCTGGTTTGATGCCCGCGATCCTAACCCGCAGGTGCGTCCAGTGCCCGGCTACGGCGAGAAAATTCCGGTATGGCTGCTTGGTTCCAGTCTGTATAGCGCGCAACTGGCGGCACAGCTTGGCCTGCCGTTTGCGTTCGCCTCGCACTTTGCGCCGGACATGCTGTTCCAGGCGCTGCACCTCTACCGCACCCAGTTCAAACCTTCAGCGCGGTTGGCAAAGCCATATGCGATGGTGTGCATCAACATCATTGCCGCCGACAGCAATCGTGATGCGGAATTCCTGTTTACGTCAATGCAGCAGGCGTTTGTGAAGTTACGCCGTGGGGAAACGGGGCAACTGCCGCCGCCGATCGAGAACATGGATACCTTCTGGTCGCCGTCCGAGCAGTATGGCGTGCAGCAGGCGTTGAGCATGTCGCTGGTCGGTGATAAAGCGAAAGTTCGCCACGGGCTGGAAGCTATTCTGCGGGAAACCCAGGCGGATGAAATTATGGTTAACGGCCAGATCTTTGATCATCAGGCGCGGCGGCATTCGTTTGCGCTGGCGATGGAAGTGAAAGAGGAGTTAGTGGGGTAG
- a CDS encoding YhbP family protein, with protein MDTLTAISRWLAKQHVVTWCVHHEGELWCANAFYLFDAQNVVFYLLTEDKTRHAQMSGPRASVAGTVNGQPKTVACIRGVQFKGEMRRLEGQESDVARKAYLRRFPVARVLPAPVWEIRLDEIKFTDNTLGFGKKMHWLRDSRAQQT; from the coding sequence ATGGACACACTTACCGCCATTAGCCGTTGGCTGGCAAAACAACATGTAGTGACCTGGTGCGTACATCATGAGGGAGAACTGTGGTGCGCCAACGCGTTTTATCTGTTCGATGCGCAAAACGTTGTGTTTTATCTGTTAACGGAGGATAAAACCCGCCACGCGCAAATGTCAGGACCGCGTGCGTCGGTCGCGGGCACGGTCAACGGTCAGCCGAAAACGGTAGCGTGTATCCGCGGTGTACAGTTTAAAGGGGAAATGCGCCGTCTGGAAGGGCAGGAGAGCGACGTAGCGCGTAAAGCATATCTTCGTCGCTTCCCGGTCGCCAGAGTGCTGCCCGCGCCAGTGTGGGAAATCCGGCTGGATGAAATTAAATTCACCGACAACACGCTGGGATTTGGTAAAAAAATGCACTGGCTACGCGATTCACGCGCCCAGCAAACGTAG
- a CDS encoding permease, with protein sequence MAGQSSSQAATPFQWWKPALFFLVVIFGLWYVKWQPYYGKAFTAAETHSIGQSILARAATNPWRAAWDYAMVYFIAVWKAAVLGVLLGSLIQVLIPRDWLRRTLGASRFRGTLFGTLFSLPGMMCTCCAAPVVAGMRRRQASMGGALAFWMGNPLLNPATLVFMGFVLGWHFAAIRLIAGLAMVLVVATLVQTWVQETPQPIMPVALAEPEPQGGFFARWGKALWALFWSTIPVYILAVLVLGAARVWLFPHADGAMDNSLMWVIAMAVAGCLFVIPTAAEIPIVQTLMLAGMGTAPALALLMTLPAISLPSLIMLRSAFPAKALWLTGVLVAIAGMIVGSLALV encoded by the coding sequence ATGGCTGGTCAGTCTTCATCTCAGGCGGCAACACCGTTTCAATGGTGGAAACCCGCACTCTTTTTTCTGGTGGTCATCTTCGGTCTCTGGTATGTGAAATGGCAACCTTATTACGGCAAAGCCTTCACTGCGGCGGAAACGCACAGCATCGGTCAATCCATCCTGGCGCGAGCCGCAACCAATCCGTGGCGGGCGGCGTGGGACTATGCAATGGTCTATTTTATCGCGGTCTGGAAGGCAGCGGTGCTGGGGGTGCTACTCGGATCGCTGATTCAGGTTCTGATCCCCCGTGACTGGCTGCGGAGAACGTTGGGGGCGTCGCGCTTTCGCGGCACGCTATTTGGCACGCTTTTTTCGCTGCCCGGCATGATGTGCACTTGTTGCGCGGCGCCGGTTGTCGCAGGAATGCGTCGTCGGCAGGCGTCCATGGGCGGAGCACTGGCATTCTGGATGGGGAATCCGCTGTTAAACCCGGCGACTCTGGTGTTTATGGGCTTTGTTCTCGGTTGGCATTTTGCGGCAATTCGGCTGATCGCTGGACTGGCGATGGTGCTGGTCGTGGCAACGCTGGTACAGACATGGGTACAAGAGACGCCGCAGCCCATCATGCCAGTGGCGCTCGCTGAACCTGAACCGCAGGGCGGATTTTTTGCGCGTTGGGGAAAGGCGTTATGGGCGCTTTTCTGGAGTACGATTCCGGTTTATATCCTGGCGGTGTTGGTATTAGGCGCTGCCCGTGTCTGGCTGTTTCCCCATGCCGATGGCGCGATGGATAATAGCCTGATGTGGGTGATAGCGATGGCTGTGGCGGGCTGTTTGTTTGTGATCCCGACAGCGGCAGAAATTCCCATTGTGCAAACGCTGATGCTGGCAGGGATGGGCACCGCACCCGCGTTGGCATTGTTAATGACGTTACCCGCTATCAGCCTGCCTTCGTTAATTATGCTACGTAGCGCTTTTCCGGCAAAAGCGTTGTGGCTGACCGGGGTGCTGGTAGCAATAGCGGGCATGATAGTGGGAAGCCTGGCGCTGGTGTAA
- the diaA gene encoding DnaA initiator-associating protein DiaA: protein MLERIKVCFTESIQTQIAAAEALPDAISRAAMTLVHSLLNGNKILCCGNGTSAANAQHFAASMINRFETERPSLPAIALNTDNVVLTAIANDRLHDEVYAKQVRALGHAGDVLLAISTRGNSRDIVKAVEAAVTRDMTIVALTGYDGGELAGLLGPQDVEIRIPSHHSARIQEMHMLTVNCLCDLIDNTLFPHQDD, encoded by the coding sequence GTGCTCGAAAGAATCAAAGTCTGCTTTACAGAAAGCATTCAAACTCAAATTGCTGCGGCGGAAGCGCTTCCGGATGCCATTTCCCGCGCCGCCATGACGCTGGTTCACTCCCTGCTTAACGGCAACAAAATTCTCTGTTGTGGTAATGGGACGTCCGCTGCCAACGCACAGCATTTTGCTGCCAGCATGATTAACCGCTTTGAAACGGAGCGGCCCAGTTTACCCGCCATTGCACTAAATACCGATAATGTGGTCTTAACAGCGATCGCCAATGATCGTCTGCACGATGAAGTTTATGCAAAACAAGTCCGGGCGCTGGGGCATGCAGGCGATGTTTTACTGGCGATCTCTACGCGTGGTAATAGTCGCGATATCGTAAAAGCCGTTGAAGCAGCCGTCACGCGTGACATGACCATCGTGGCGCTAACCGGGTATGATGGGGGCGAGCTGGCCGGACTGCTGGGGCCGCAGGATGTTGAAATTCGTATCCCTTCACACCACAGCGCACGCATTCAGGAAATGCATATGCTAACGGTAAACTGCCTGTGCGATTTGATCGATAACACGCTTTTTCCTCACCAGGATGATTAA
- the ubiT gene encoding ubiquinone anaerobic biosynthesis accessory factor UbiT: MLDKLRSRLVHAGPSLMSVPVKLTPFALKRQVLEQVLSWQFRQALADGELEFLEGRWLSIHVRDIGLQWYTTVENEKLIVSQQADADVSFSADASDLLMIAARKQDPDTLFFQRRLVIEGDTELGLYVKNLMDAIELEQMPKALRVMLLQLADFVEAGMKPSSETKQTSVGEPC, from the coding sequence GTGTTAGATAAACTGCGTTCACGCTTAGTTCATGCTGGCCCGTCTCTGATGAGCGTACCGGTTAAACTGACGCCCTTTGCGCTAAAGCGCCAGGTTCTGGAACAGGTCCTGAGCTGGCAGTTTCGTCAGGCGCTGGCCGATGGAGAGCTGGAATTCCTCGAAGGTCGTTGGTTAAGCATTCACGTTCGTGATATTGGCCTGCAGTGGTATACCACGGTTGAAAATGAAAAACTGATCGTAAGCCAGCAGGCGGACGCCGACGTCAGTTTTAGCGCCGACGCCAGCGATCTGTTAATGATAGCTGCCCGTAAGCAGGATCCGGATACGCTCTTTTTCCAACGCCGACTGGTTATTGAAGGCGATACTGAGTTAGGGTTGTATGTGAAGAATTTGATGGACGCCATCGAACTGGAGCAGATGCCGAAAGCGTTACGCGTTATGCTGCTGCAACTGGCGGATTTTGTTGAGGCGGGCATGAAGCCCTCGTCGGAAACTAAACAGACCTCGGTAGGTGAGCCATGCTAA
- the dolP gene encoding division/outer membrane stress-associated lipid-binding lipoprotein has protein sequence MKAFSPLAVLISALLLQGCVAAAVVGTAAVGTKAATDPRSVGTQVDDGTLELRVSSALSKDEQIKKETRINVTAYQGKVLLVGQSPNSELSARAKQIAMGVEGTTEVYNEIRQGQPIGLGTASNDTWITTKVRSQLLTSDQVKSSNVKVTTENGEVFLLGLVTEREGKAAADIASRVGGVKRVTTAFTYIK, from the coding sequence ATGAAGGCATTTTCGCCGCTCGCAGTCCTTATTTCTGCGTTGCTATTGCAAGGTTGCGTCGCCGCCGCGGTAGTGGGTACGGCCGCCGTTGGTACCAAAGCTGCAACCGACCCGCGCAGCGTGGGTACCCAGGTGGATGACGGAACGCTGGAACTGCGTGTCAGCAGCGCGCTGTCGAAAGATGAGCAAATTAAAAAAGAGACGCGCATCAATGTCACTGCCTATCAGGGCAAGGTTTTATTAGTCGGCCAGTCGCCAAACAGCGAACTCTCCGCACGCGCTAAGCAGATCGCGATGGGGGTTGAAGGTACTACCGAGGTGTATAACGAGATTCGCCAGGGGCAGCCTATCGGCCTGGGAACCGCCTCTAACGATACCTGGATCACCACGAAAGTGCGCTCACAGTTACTAACCAGCGATCAGGTAAAATCGTCAAATGTGAAAGTGACGACCGAAAATGGTGAAGTATTCCTGCTGGGACTAGTGACTGAGCGTGAAGGTAAAGCGGCAGCGGATATCGCCAGCCGGGTGGGCGGTGTAAAACGCGTGACCACTGCCTTTACGTATATTAAATAA
- a CDS encoding U32 family peptidase — MKYSLGPVLYYWPKETLDDFYQQAAESSADVIYLGEAVCSKRRATKVGDWLEMAKSLAASGKQVVLSTLALVQASSELGELKRYVDNGDFLLEASDLGVVNLCAERKLPFVAGHALNCYNAVTLRLLLKEGMVRWCMPVELSRDWLVNLLNQCDELGIRNQFEVEVLSYGHLPLAYSARCFTARSEDRPKDECETCCIKYPNGRNVLSQENQQVFVLNGIQTMSGYVYNLGNELASMQGLVDIVRLSPLGTETFAMLDAFRANENGDAPLALAVHSDCNGYWRRLAGLALQA, encoded by the coding sequence ATGAAATATTCCTTAGGGCCGGTACTTTATTACTGGCCAAAAGAGACACTGGATGATTTTTATCAGCAGGCCGCCGAAAGTAGCGCTGACGTTATTTACCTGGGCGAAGCGGTGTGCAGCAAGCGTCGCGCCACTAAAGTCGGCGACTGGCTGGAGATGGCGAAATCTCTCGCCGCCAGCGGCAAGCAGGTGGTGCTCTCCACGCTGGCGCTGGTCCAGGCGTCATCTGAATTAGGCGAGCTAAAACGCTATGTGGACAACGGCGACTTTCTGCTGGAAGCCAGCGATCTCGGCGTGGTAAACCTGTGTGCCGAGCGCAAGCTGCCGTTTGTTGCAGGCCATGCGCTGAACTGCTACAACGCGGTAACGCTGCGCCTGCTGCTCAAAGAAGGCATGGTGCGCTGGTGTATGCCGGTGGAGTTATCCCGCGACTGGTTGGTAAATTTGCTCAATCAGTGTGATGAGCTGGGTATCCGCAATCAGTTCGAAGTGGAGGTATTGAGCTATGGGCATCTGCCGCTGGCCTACTCCGCCCGCTGCTTTACCGCCCGCTCAGAAGATCGTCCGAAAGATGAGTGCGAAACCTGCTGCATCAAATACCCGAACGGACGCAACGTGCTTTCACAAGAAAACCAACAGGTGTTTGTCCTCAACGGCATCCAGACCATGAGCGGCTATGTTTATAACCTCGGCAACGAACTGGCGTCGATGCAGGGGCTGGTGGACATTGTCCGGCTGTCGCCGCTGGGTACGGAGACATTTGCCATGCTTGACGCCTTTCGTGCTAACGAAAACGGTGATGCGCCATTAGCGCTTGCCGTACATAGTGACTGTAACGGCTACTGGAGGCGTCTGGCGGGACTGGCGTTACAGGCCTGA